One segment of Castanea sativa cultivar Marrone di Chiusa Pesio chromosome 3, ASM4071231v1 DNA contains the following:
- the LOC142627530 gene encoding uncharacterized protein LOC142627530, which produces MEPLQHFCHPEHPLVFNQDDRRGCLCRGCWESVLGPSYSCTKCNGCFHHKSCAELPLGLHHPLHPLHPLILFDENTDYPEEEEEEEEEEEEKEKSKCEVCKESRYEYTYRCYRCDFNLHVRCGSLAPTLEAEFHDHPLTPFWNLITFTCNLCGIKEDKGMPYLCNPCGLSIHRKCAYFPPRLKVVRHKHPLHITHSSLELHESDSRFCLLCVQKVDTRYGLYYCSKCDFIAHLNCAMNRRNREDINLLELKDGENEDAELDQFVESAAAYKVKKIKVGEDGTEIATEIEHFSHKHDLKLTDEEVHNNEKCDGCVRAISPPFYSCAKCSFFLHKSCANLPMKKRHPLHQHPLTLLPKAPNNRRMFWCSACSFLGYPGSPDLLCNGFSYNCKTCNFDLDVQCSLTLDILTHKGHQHRLILSYTGFSQSCSSCGDRRNLVFRCTTCEFALDFKCATLPQTSMYKQHEHPFTLNYTAEDDSGEYYCDICEEERNPNHWYYYCKDCTYPAHPKCILGKYPNMKFGGAYTFDCHQHPLTFIEEPKDCPPCHKCSDPCKELIYQCALCNFYIHYYCL; this is translated from the coding sequence ATGGAGCCGCTTCAACATTTTTGCCATCCAGAGCATCCCTTGGTCTTCAACCAAGACGACAGAAGAGGATGTCTTTGTCGCGGGTGTTGGGAATCAGTATTGGGTCCCAGCTATAGTTGTACAAAATGCAATGGATGCTTTCATCATAAATCATGTGCAGAACTGCCCTTGGGGTTGCACCATCCTCTGCACCCATTACATCCTCTCATTCTCTTTGATGAAAACACAGATTATcctgaagaggaagaggaagaggaagaggaagaggaagagaaagaaaaaagcaaatgCGAAGTCTGTAAAGAATCTCGTTATGAATACACTTATCGATGTTACCGTTGCGACTTCAACCTTCACGTCAGATGTGGTTCTTTAGCACCCACCTTGGAAGCTGAATTCCACGACCATCCATTGACACCCTTTTGGAATTTGATCACATTCACTTGCAACCTTTGTGGCATAAAAGAAGACAAAGGTATGCCCTATCTGTGTAATCCATGCGGTTTATCGATTCATAGAAAGTGTGCTTATTTCCCACCTAGACTCAAAGTTGTACGTCACAAGCACCCTCTCCACATCACCCATTCTTCTCTTGAACTCCATGAATCCGACTCCCGATTTTGTCTACTCTGTGTTCAAAAAGTGGACACGCGCTACGGGCTTTACTATTGCTCCAAATGCGATTTCATTGCCCACCTCAATTGCGCTATGAATAGGAGAAATAGGGAGGACATAAATTTGCTGGAACTTAAAGATGGGGAGAACGAAGATGCAGAGCTCGATCAATTTGTTGAGTCAGCGGCAGCTTACAaagtcaaaaaaatcaaagtggGAGAGGACGGAACTGAAATAGCCACAGAAATTGAACACTTCAGTCATAAGCATGACTTAAAGCTCACTGATGAGGAGGTTCACAATAACGAAAAATGTGACGGGTGCGTAAGAGCCATTTCCCCTCCTTTTTACAGTTGTGCTAAGTGTAGCTTCTTTCTTCATAAGTCTTGTGCTAATTTACCAATGAAAAAGCGGCACCCACTCCATCAACACCCACTCACCCTCCTTCCAAAGGCACCTAATAATAGGAGGATGTTTTGGTGTAGTGCCTGTAGTTTCCTTGGCTACCCTGGCTCGCCTGACTTGCTTTGCAATGGCTTCTCCTACAATTGTAAGACATGTAACTTTGATCTCGATGTTCAATGTAGTTTGACCTTAGACATCCTTACCCACAAAGGTCATCAGCATCGACTTATCCTTTCCTACACAGGCTTTAGTCAAAGTTGCAGTAGTTGTGGTGATAGAAGAAATCTAGTATTTCGTTGTACCACTTGTGAATTTGCACTTGACTTTAAATGTGCGACACTACCACAAACCTCAATGTACAAACAACATGAGCACCCCTTCACTCTCAATTATACAGCTGAAGATGACTCTGGTGAATATTATTGTGATATCTGTGAAGAAGAGCGAAACCCAAACCATTGGTACTACTACTGTAAAGATTGCACTTATCCTGCACATCCCAAATGTATTCTTGGGAAATACCCAAATATGAAGTTTGGAGGTGCTTACACATTTGATTGTCACCAACACCCCCTTACTTTCATTGAGGAACCTAAAGATTGCCCTCCATGTCACAAATGTAGTGATCCTTGCAAAGAGCTTATCTATCAATGTGCCTTATGTAATTTCTATATCCACTATTATTGTTTATAG
- the LOC142628388 gene encoding uncharacterized protein LOC142628388 yields the protein MHVAECKFVGCHHKSCAELPLGLHHPLHPIHPLILFDGYTYYPEENENSKCKVCKESQIEYTYRCYRCDFNVHARCASLLPTFEAEFHNHPLTPFWKLIAFTCDLCGIKEDKGIPYLCNPCGLSIHSKCAYFPRRLEVVRHNHPLHITHSSLELHESDSRFCRLCVQKVDTRYGLYYCSKCDFVAHLNCAIDTENRADINFLELKDGENKDEELDQSFELAAAYKVKKIKEGDHGTEIATEIEHFSHEHDLKLTDEEVHNNEKCDGCVRVISPPFYSCAKCSFFLHKSCANLPMKKRNPLHQHPLTLRKNLTRCDACYQRCNGFFYDCDSCYFHLDVQCSLVLEILTHKGHKHQLILSYTSFEQSCSSCGAKRNLVFHCTSCEFALDFKCATLPQTTRYEQHEHLFTLSFAAEDDSS from the exons ATGCATGTCGCGG AATGCAAATTTGTGGGTTGTCATCATAAATCATGTGCAGAACTACCCCTTGGGTTGCACCATCCCTTGCACCCAATCCATCCTCTTATTCTCTTTGACGGATACACATATTATCCTGAAGAGAATGAAAACAGCAAATGCAAAGTTTGTAAAGAATCTCAGATTGAATACACTTATCGGTGTTACCGTTGCGACTTCAATGTTCACGCCAGATGTGCTTCTTTACTACCCACCTTCGAAGCTGAATTCCACAACCATCCATTGACACCCTTTTGGAAGTTGATCGCGTTCACTTGCGACCTTTGTGGCATAAAAGAAGACAAAGGTATTCCTTATCTGTGTAATCCATGCGGTTTATCGATTCATAGTAAGTGTGCTTATTTCCCACGTAGACTTGAAGTTGTACGTCACAATCACCCTCTCCACATCACCCATTCTTCTCTTGAACTACATGAATCTGACTCCCGATTTTGTCGACTCTGTGTTCAAAAAGTGGACACACGCTATGGGCTTTACTATTGCTCCAAATGCGATTTCGTTGCCCACCTCAATTGTGCTATAGACACGGAAAACAGAGCGGACATAAATTTTCTGGAACTTAAAGATGGGGAGAACAAAGATGAAGAGCTGGATCAATCTTTTGAGTTAGCGGCAGCTTACAaagtcaaaaaaatcaaagagggAGATCACGGAACTGAAATAGCCACAGAAATTGAACACTTCAGTCATGAGCATGACTTAAAGCTCACTGATGAGGAGGTTCACAATAACGAAAAATGTGACGGGTGCGTAAGAGTCATTTCCCCTCCTTTTTACAGTTGTGCTAAGTGTAGCTTCTTTCTTCATAAATCTTGTGCTAATTTACCAATGAAAAAGCGAAACCCGCTTCATCAACACCCACTCACCCTTCGAAAGAATCTGACCCGGTGTGATGCCTGTTACCAGAGGTGTAATGGCTTCTTCTACGATTGTGATTCATGCTACTTTCACCTTGATGTTCAATGTAGTTTGGTCCTAGAAATACTTACCCACAAAGGTCATAAGCACCAACTCATCCTCTCCTACACAAGCTTTGAACAGAGTTGCAGTAGTTGTGGTGCTAAAAGAAATCTAGTATTCCATTGTACCAGTTGTGAATTTGCACTTGACTTTAAATGTGCGACACTACCACAAACCACAAGGTACGAACAACATGAGCACCTCTTCACTCTTAGTTTTGCAGCTGAAGATGATTCTAGTTAA
- the LOC142628389 gene encoding histidine kinase CKI1-like — translation MIKLTEESITAESLESRNNSSLRIETAAKLLVPLNSSTMNFARALSSSLNGTEISYGVIQAKASVFIDGRVAPTLFIALTTIPYLSHASYIGLDGLMVSLYKDEDQMLAVFSNTSSPLNWYAQPVDRDNGKLYGQAIAADLMATTNSSWIQQALNSTSGYSWLGKAWSKSQDSIFLSAVAVDGRGVVSFGLPAKVVIDHFSALDFHGGNFHLATKDGKVIIQTSLPNAQIMVSNNTVLVQMVNSNGDPTDQVANFSCESDDGGSKHFDGKVSGMKYTFYCSTLEIAGVETVYVLAYPTNRLVSLVHQNSKLSFTLLLLLFVFMVISLSIFLFLIVRAAKREMFLCAALIKQMESTQQAERKSMNKSHAFARASHDVRASLAAITGLIELSNQDANLDSVLATNLAQMNDCTKDLLGLLNSVLDTSKIEAGKMQLQEGEFNLAQLLEDVVDMFYPMAIKKGIDIVLDPCDGSIAKSCHVRGDRGKLKQILCNLLSNAVKYTTEGHITVRAMVQETSFENAIIASNSHLVLEYLSRLCYKNKKGLNDLVAFHTAQQEPNLTEFVIEVDDTGLGIPKDKQKSVFEYYNQVTETASGQEGSGLGLGIVQSLVRLMGGDIRIVDKEPGERGTCFNLNIKLPTYKPESADTEGEFPRVHSDRHSNGFQSFASLRSPSPKLEGSHVVLLIQGDQRRKILMNYIESLNIKVSYVKQGKNLLSHLEKIKHKLDLSYFSFSEKTQMGLLDYMGKSASLSSDSGSIDGPSCIKDGSDHVPLPYRKINSKSSPGIILIVIDASAGTFSELCSAVFNFRKDIQNSRCKVVWLYHPNVHGTHSREPPYDHIVYEPFHGSRLYQVLGLIPELRKCNLPRLIDHNSSNELDCEDMQLGMPHSHHRSLKQIVIHKPDEKISDMPLNGKKTLVVEDNTVLRKVTIKKLCSLGAEVEVCVNGKEAFDHICKVLTDHRKGGHSNSLPYDYIFMDCEMPVMNGLDATKLIRMEEQHYGIHLPIIALTAHGESEKISKMLDAGMDIHLIKPLKEDKLLEAIRSINNKRLNYS, via the exons ATGATCAAACTAACTGAAGAAAGTATAACAGCAGAATCACTCGAATCACGCAACAACTCGTCTTTAAGAATTGAAACAGCAGCAAAATTGCTAGTTCCTTTaaattcatcaacaatgaatTTTGCAAGAGCTCTAAGTTCATCACTAAATGGAACTGAAATATCATATGGTGTCATCCAAGCAAAGGCCAGTGTTTTTATTGATGGCAGA GTTGCACCAACATTATTTATAGCACTTACAACAATTCCATATTTatcacatgcttcttatattgGACTAGATGGCTTAATGGTCTCACTTTACAAAGATGAGGATCAAATGCTAGCAGTATTTTCCAACACTTCATCTCCTTTAAACTGGTATGCTCAGCCAGTGGACCGGGACAATGGGAAGTTATATGGACAAGCAATAGCTGCAGACCTTATGGCCACTACAAATTCAAGCTGGATTCAACAGGCCTTAAATAGTACAAGTGGCTATTCTTGGTTAGGAAAAGCATGGAGCAAATCTCAAGATAGCATATTTCTTAGTGCTGTGGCTGTGGATGGTAGAGGTGTGGTTTCCTTTGGTTTGCCTGCAAAAGTGGTTATCGACCATTTTTCAGCTTTGGACTTTCATGGTGGTAATTTTCACTTGGCTACAAAAGATGGGAAAGTGATTATACAAACAAGCCTACCAAATGCACAGATAATGGTAAGCAATAATACTGTTTTGGTGCAAATGGTGAATTCAAATGGAGACCCTACAGATCAAGTAGCTAACTTCTCATGTGAGTCTGATGATGGCGGGTCAAAACATTTTGATGGGAAAGTTTCAGGAATGAAATACACATTTTATTGCTCTACGCTTGAGATTGCTGGAGTTGAAACG gTATATGTCTTGGCTTATCCCACCAACAGATTAGTGAGCCTTGTCCATCAGAACAGCAAGCTTTCGTTCACACTTCTTTTGCTTCTGTTTGTTTTTATGGTTATCTCGCTTTCCATCTTCTTGTTCTTAATAGTTAGAGCTGCGAAACGAGAAATGTTCTTATGTGCTGCCCTCATTAAACAAATGGAATCGACTCAACAAGCAGAACGCAAGAGTATGAACAAAAGCCATGCCTTTGCTAGAGCAAGCCATGATGTACGTGCTTCTTTGGCGGCTATCACTGGTTTGATAGAGCTTTCTAATCAAGATGCCAATCTTGACTCAGTTTTAGCAACAAACTTAGCACAGATGAATGATTGCACAAAAGACCTCCTTG GCTTATTGAATTCAGTTCTGGATACAAGTAAAATTGAAGCTGGAAAGATGCAGCTCCAAGAAGGAGAATTCAACTTGGCTCAACTCCTCGAGGATGTAGTGGATATGTTCTATCCTATGGCTATAAAGAAAGGCATTGACATTGTACTTGATCCTTGTGATGGCTCAATAGCTAAATCTTGTCATGTTAGAGGTGACCGAGGAAAGCTTAAACAGATCCTGTGCAACTTGCTTAGTAATGCTGTTAAGTATACAACTGAAGGGCACATCACAGTTCGTGCCATGGTCCAGGAAACAAGTTTTGAAAATGCCATAATTGCTTCCAATAGTCATCTTGTATTGGAGTACTTGTCACGGTTGTGTTACAAGAACAAAAAAGGTTTAAATGATTTGGTTGCCTTTCATACAGCTCAACAAGAACCCAATCTCACAGAATTTGTCATTGAGGTGGATGATACTGGCTTGGGAATTCCTAAAGACAAGCAAAAATCTGTATTTGAATACTATAATCAGGTTACAGAAACAGCTTCAGGTCAAGAAGGATCTGGTTTGGGCCTTGGTATTGTTCAATCTTTG GTGCGTCTAATGGGTGGAGATATAAGAATTGTTGATAAAGAGCCTGGTGAAAGAGGCACTTGCTTCAACCTCAATATCAAGCTTCCTACATATAAACCGGAGTCAGCAGACACTGAAGGAGAATTTCCTAGAGTGCACAGTGATCGCCATTCAAACGGATTTCAATCTTTTGCATCACTTCGGTCCCCTTCACCTAAATTAGAAGGATCTCATGTGGTACTTCTTATACAAGGCGATCAACGGAGGAAAATCTTGATGAATTACATAGAAAGCTTAAACATAAAAGTGTCCTATGTAAAGCAAGGGAAAAATCTATTATCACATCTGGAGAAAATAAAGCACAAGTTGGACCTTTCCTATTTCAGTTTTTCAGAGAAAACCCAGATGGGTTTACTTGATTATATGGGCAAATCTGCATCTTTGAGCTCTGATTCAGGTTCAATTGATGGGCCCTCATGCATCAAGGATGGTAGTGACCATGTTCCACTGCCTTACAGAAAGATCAACTCCAAAAGTTCACCAGGCATCATTCTGATTGTGATTGATGCCAGTGCTGGTACTTTCTCTGAACTATGTTCAGCTGTGTTTAACTTCAGGAAGGACATTCAAAATTCACGGTGTAAGGTTGTATGGTTATATCATCCAAATGTGCATGGAACTCATTCAAGAGAGCCTCCATATGATCATATTGTATACGAACCATTTCACGGGTCACGCTTATATCAAGTACTAGGACTGATACCTGAACTAAGAAAATGCAACTTACCAAGGTTGATAGACCATAATTCCTCAAATGAACTTGACTGTGAAGATATGCAGTTGGGGATGCCTCATTCTCATCACAGATCACTCAAGCAAATAGTGATTCATAAACCTGATGAGAAAATCAGTGATATGCCTTTGAATGGAAAGAAAACTCTGGTTGTTGAAGATAATACAGTGTTGCGCAAGGTGACTATAAAAAAACTTTGTAGTCTTGGTGCAGAGGTAGAGGTATGTGTGAATGGAAAAGAGGCCTTTGATCACATCTGCAAAGTCTTAACTGATCATAGAAAGGGAGGACACTCCAATTCTCTCCCTTATGACTATATTTTCATGGATTGTGAG ATGCCAGTAATGAATGGATTGGACGCTACAAAACTGATAAGGATGGAGGAACAACACTATGGCATCCATCTACCTATTATTGCTTTGACAGCCCATGGAGAGTCAGAGAAAATAAGCAAGATGCTTGATGCAGGGATGGATATCCATTTAATTAAGCCATTAAAAGAGGACAAGTTGTTGGAAGCAATCAGATCTATCAACAATAAACGTTTAAACTATTCTTGA